A single window of Sulfurihydrogenibium subterraneum DSM 15120 DNA harbors:
- the topA gene encoding type I DNA topoisomerase, producing MKKVLIVESPKKAKEISHYLGKDFIVKATVGHFKDLPEDEMGVDLQTYQPKFVIKSSNHKKILSEIKKLAQDAEVYIATDPDREGYAIGYFMWEELKKKAKSIKRAEFHEITKNHIVEKIKNAVDFEKTNFGLFNAFLGRRVGDRIVGYTISPIASREIGGRFSVGRVQSPAVRLIVEREIEIQNFKPTPYYVLSALLEKDGIKFPATYEKQKIEDKKEAEKIYQDVKQEKTASVEKVEKKQVKQSPKPPFTTSTLQQSANSVYRFPPERTMMLAQDLFESGLITYHRTDSTRISDQAVEGIRKLIEREYGKEYLPKNPRVYKSKNTQADAHEAIRITNFVPLKDQEKLIKEKGLSEDHFKLLKLIYERTVACQMEDAIFERTNVSLKIKDHTFKASGSILKFKGYKAVYDLEEEQEETQTLPKIEKNQLINIQSINLEEKFTKPPARYTEGSLVKKLEELGIGRPSTYATIIKTIKDRGYVVKEGSSLKPTDLAFHLIDYLNQKYNWVIDYNFTKKMEEFLDKVEENKKDWKEFVKQLHQKSISKTKSLISKKMLDFAKDLAKKHGKDINDIIDDPQKLKEFIDKHSDKNPSEKQIAYAKSLSEKTGLPLTEKELSDKKLLKKWIDKAKKEALKNYQLSEKQKNVLIKYGRQDLIEKPAEALKFIASKLKRFKK from the coding sequence TTGAAGAAAGTTTTAATAGTAGAATCACCTAAAAAAGCAAAAGAGATATCCCATTATCTTGGAAAAGACTTTATAGTAAAAGCAACCGTAGGACACTTTAAAGACCTTCCAGAAGACGAAATGGGGGTAGACTTACAAACCTATCAGCCTAAGTTTGTAATAAAATCTTCTAACCACAAAAAGATACTTTCAGAGATAAAGAAGTTAGCTCAGGACGCAGAAGTATACATAGCAACAGACCCAGACAGAGAAGGATACGCAATAGGCTACTTTATGTGGGAAGAGTTAAAGAAAAAGGCAAAATCTATAAAAAGAGCAGAATTTCACGAAATTACAAAAAACCACATTGTAGAAAAAATAAAAAACGCAGTAGATTTTGAAAAAACAAACTTTGGACTTTTCAACGCATTTTTAGGTAGGAGAGTAGGAGACAGAATTGTAGGTTATACCATATCTCCGATAGCATCAAGAGAGATAGGAGGAAGATTTAGCGTAGGTAGAGTCCAATCACCAGCTGTCCGCCTTATCGTTGAAAGAGAAATAGAAATCCAAAACTTTAAACCAACTCCATACTATGTATTATCCGCATTACTTGAAAAAGACGGTATAAAGTTTCCCGCTACATACGAAAAACAAAAAATAGAAGATAAAAAAGAAGCTGAAAAAATTTACCAAGATGTAAAACAAGAAAAAACAGCGTCCGTAGAAAAAGTAGAAAAAAAACAAGTAAAACAAAGTCCAAAACCACCTTTTACCACTTCTACTTTGCAACAGTCAGCAAACTCTGTTTACAGATTCCCACCAGAAAGGACTATGATGCTGGCACAAGATCTATTTGAAAGTGGACTTATTACTTATCACAGAACAGACAGTACAAGAATATCAGACCAAGCAGTAGAAGGGATAAGAAAGTTAATAGAAAGAGAGTATGGAAAAGAGTATTTGCCAAAAAATCCAAGAGTGTATAAGTCAAAAAACACACAGGCAGATGCCCACGAAGCCATAAGAATAACAAACTTTGTCCCACTAAAAGACCAAGAGAAACTAATAAAAGAAAAAGGATTATCAGAAGACCACTTTAAACTGCTAAAACTTATATACGAGAGAACTGTAGCATGTCAGATGGAAGATGCTATATTTGAAAGGACAAACGTATCGTTAAAAATAAAAGACCACACATTTAAAGCAAGTGGTAGCATACTTAAATTTAAAGGATACAAAGCAGTTTACGACTTAGAAGAAGAACAAGAAGAAACTCAAACACTTCCTAAAATAGAAAAAAATCAGCTGATAAATATACAATCCATAAACTTAGAAGAAAAGTTTACAAAGCCACCTGCAAGGTACACAGAAGGAAGTCTTGTAAAAAAGTTGGAAGAGTTAGGCATAGGAAGACCTTCAACATACGCAACTATAATAAAAACAATCAAAGATAGAGGATACGTAGTAAAAGAGGGTTCAAGTCTAAAACCAACAGATTTAGCTTTTCATCTTATTGATTACTTAAATCAAAAGTACAACTGGGTAATTGATTACAACTTTACCAAAAAAATGGAAGAATTTTTAGACAAGGTAGAGGAAAACAAAAAAGATTGGAAAGAATTTGTAAAACAGCTCCATCAAAAATCAATATCAAAAACAAAATCACTAATCTCTAAGAAGATGTTAGATTTCGCAAAAGATTTAGCAAAAAAACACGGAAAAGATATTAACGATATAATAGATGACCCACAAAAACTCAAAGAGTTTATTGACAAACACTCAGACAAAAATCCTTCAGAAAAACAGATAGCTTACGCAAAATCATTGTCAGAAAAAACAGGACTACCACTTACAGAAAAGGAACTTTCAGACAAAAAATTACTTAAAAAATGGATAGACAAAGCAAAAAAAGAAGCTCTAAAAAATTATCAGTTGTCAGAAAAACAAAAAAATGTTTTAATAAAGTATGGAAGACAAGACCTTATAGAGAAACCAGCAGAAGCTTTAAAATTTATAGCAAGTAAGTTAAAAAGATTTAAAAAATAA
- the gatC gene encoding Asp-tRNA(Asn)/Glu-tRNA(Gln) amidotransferase subunit GatC → MIDRETVVKVAQLSKLKLNENEVNLFSKQFNDIISFVEKLKEVDTEGIPPFYELKLEEGLYREDSPTQSLSNEEALSNAPQKEGGFFIVPRVVG, encoded by the coding sequence ATGATAGATAGAGAAACAGTTGTAAAAGTAGCACAACTCTCTAAGTTAAAATTAAATGAAAACGAGGTAAATTTGTTTTCTAAACAGTTTAACGACATTATATCATTTGTAGAAAAGCTAAAAGAGGTTGACACTGAAGGCATACCGCCTTTTTACGAGCTCAAGTTAGAGGAAGGACTTTACAGAGAAGACAGTCCTACCCAGTCTCTATCTAATGAAGAAGCACTATCTAACGCACCACAAAAAGAAGGTGGTTTTTTTATAGTCCCAAGAGTTGTAGGATAA
- the recA gene encoding recombinase RecA, translating to MDLEAKKKALESAILQIEKRYGKGSLMTLSSEGIKSVEAIPSGSISLDIATGIGGIPKGRVIEIYGPESSGKTTLTLHIIAEAQKRGGKAVFIDAEHAFDPKYAKAIGVNLDDLIISQPDYGEQAIEIAETLVRSNAVDVIVIDSVAALVPKAELEGDIEDSNVGLHARLMSKAMRVLKGAVNKSNTALILINQIREKVGVMFGNPETTTGGRAIKFFADMRMEVRKSDLKTDGEKVGSRVKVKVVKNKLAPPFKEAEFDVIYGEGISKEGEILDLGEEIGIIKKSGAWYSYKDEDTKEEIKLGQGREKAREFLKQNPDITQKIENLIKERLLNGA from the coding sequence ATGGATTTAGAAGCAAAGAAAAAAGCTCTAGAGAGTGCAATTTTACAAATAGAGAAAAGATACGGAAAAGGGTCTTTAATGACTCTATCTTCAGAAGGTATAAAATCTGTTGAGGCAATTCCTTCTGGGTCTATTTCATTAGATATAGCAACTGGTATAGGTGGAATACCTAAAGGCAGAGTAATTGAGATATATGGTCCAGAATCCTCTGGAAAAACAACATTAACCTTACACATAATAGCAGAGGCTCAAAAGAGAGGCGGTAAAGCAGTTTTCATAGATGCAGAGCATGCTTTTGACCCTAAGTATGCAAAAGCTATAGGTGTAAACCTTGATGATTTAATTATCTCCCAACCAGATTACGGAGAGCAAGCAATAGAGATAGCAGAGACATTAGTAAGAAGTAATGCGGTTGACGTTATAGTTATAGACTCTGTTGCTGCTTTAGTTCCAAAAGCAGAGTTAGAAGGAGATATAGAGGACTCAAACGTAGGACTTCACGCAAGACTTATGTCTAAGGCAATGAGGGTTTTAAAAGGAGCTGTAAACAAAAGTAATACAGCTTTAATACTTATAAACCAGATAAGAGAAAAAGTTGGTGTAATGTTTGGAAATCCAGAAACAACAACAGGTGGTAGAGCTATAAAGTTTTTTGCAGATATGAGAATGGAAGTTAGAAAAAGCGATTTAAAAACAGATGGAGAAAAGGTAGGAAGCAGAGTTAAAGTAAAAGTTGTAAAAAATAAACTTGCACCACCTTTTAAAGAAGCAGAGTTTGACGTTATATACGGAGAAGGTATATCAAAAGAAGGAGAGATACTTGATTTAGGAGAAGAAATAGGTATTATTAAGAAAAGTGGGGCTTGGTACTCTTACAAGGATGAAGACACAAAAGAAGAGATAAAACTTGGACAAGGTAGAGAAAAAGCGAGAGAGTTTTTAAAACAAAACCCAGATATTACCCAAAAAATAGAAAATCTCATAAAAGAGAGGTTGTTAAATGGAGCTTGA
- a CDS encoding type IV pilus twitching motility protein PilT, whose amino-acid sequence MELDAVLTVAVNSKASDIHLKIGSKPKMRVNTILRDIPGFDLITPQDMVGFVNKILEKSESKKAELVKNGEVDISYSIQGLSRFRVNIYKQRGTYAIALRVLKTIIPSIESLMLPEVIKKIAEEPRGLVLVTGPTGSGKSTTLASMLDYRNEIFEETIITIEDPIEYIFRDKKAYIVQREVDLDTKDFYTGLRAALREDPDVVMVGEMRDLETIQTALRAAETGHFVLSTLHTQDAKDTISRIINMFPAEEQNHLRILLAAVLKAIISQRLIPRKDGNGVVPAVEILINTGAITDAIQNPDKLFMIQDLMEKGKKQYGMQTFDQAVVELYEKGLISYEDALLYATNPSDVELKIKGITSGEDETDFGTYGF is encoded by the coding sequence ATGGAGCTTGACGCAGTTTTAACAGTAGCGGTTAATTCAAAAGCTTCTGACATACACCTAAAGATAGGCTCAAAACCTAAAATGAGGGTAAATACTATACTAAGAGACATTCCTGGATTTGACTTAATAACGCCACAAGATATGGTTGGTTTTGTTAATAAAATTTTAGAAAAATCAGAAAGCAAAAAAGCAGAACTTGTTAAAAATGGGGAGGTTGATATATCATACTCAATACAAGGATTAAGTAGATTCAGAGTTAATATATACAAACAAAGAGGTACTTATGCAATAGCTTTAAGAGTACTTAAAACTATTATACCGTCTATTGAGTCTTTAATGCTTCCAGAAGTTATAAAAAAAATAGCAGAAGAACCTAGGGGTTTAGTACTAGTTACGGGACCAACAGGTTCTGGTAAATCTACAACCCTAGCATCAATGCTTGATTATAGAAACGAGATTTTTGAAGAAACTATTATAACTATTGAAGATCCCATAGAATACATATTTAGAGATAAAAAAGCCTATATAGTTCAAAGAGAAGTTGATTTAGATACAAAAGATTTTTACACAGGACTAAGAGCTGCTCTCCGTGAAGACCCTGATGTTGTAATGGTTGGAGAGATGAGAGATTTAGAAACAATCCAAACTGCATTAAGAGCGGCTGAAACTGGACACTTTGTTTTATCAACACTTCATACACAAGATGCAAAAGATACAATAAGCAGAATAATAAACATGTTCCCCGCAGAAGAACAGAATCACCTTAGGATTCTCCTTGCTGCTGTGCTAAAAGCTATCATATCTCAGAGACTTATACCAAGAAAGGATGGAAACGGTGTAGTTCCAGCTGTTGAGATACTTATAAACACCGGAGCAATAACAGATGCAATACAAAATCCAGATAAACTATTTATGATCCAAGATTTGATGGAAAAAGGCAAAAAGCAGTACGGAATGCAGACTTTTGATCAAGCAGTTGTTGAACTTTATGAAAAAGGTTTAATATCTTATGAAGACGCATTACTCTACGCTACAAACCCTTCAGACGTAGAACTAAAAATAAAAGGAATAACGTCAGGAGAAGATGAAACAGATTTCGGAACCTATGGATTCTAA